In Miscanthus floridulus cultivar M001 chromosome 5, ASM1932011v1, whole genome shotgun sequence, one genomic interval encodes:
- the LOC136450819 gene encoding NPL4-like protein, with the protein MILRIRSRDGTDRITVPDSASATVADLQRLIESHLTVPVPLQRLSLDPALLLPNPSAAVPLLANPAAPLASLRLANGAFVYLAYPPDARSARPTPPKALSAAGSFGKKMTMDDLIARQIRVTRQENALCAAASFDRDAANAFQLYVAESLAFAVKRAGFLYGRVDAETKEVFVDFIYEPPQQGSEDVVHLMRDPEEEARVDTIAEGLGMRRVGLVFTQAVGRKASETGEYTMSNREVVQAAQLQAEGGIPEWVTAIVKLEVGDDGTGDVHFEAFQMSEICVKLFNDGVLETEVQDADDPRLSKMRKEVVAGGKDTLEVDNDFFLVPVKISDHQGPLSVGFPIENRGSPVGMSALRSHLERMKHLAFVRRISDFHLLLKLATFLDVKADMPTIAACVKTQSRVPEGYQLLIESFASQG; encoded by the exons atgaTCCTCCGCATCCGCAGCCGCGACGGCACGGACCGCATCACGGTCCCAGACTCGGCCTCCGCCACCGTCGCCGACCTGCAGCGCCTCATCGAGTCGCATCTCACCGTGCCCGTCCCGCTCCAGCGCCTCTCCCTCGACCCGGCCCTCCTGCTCCCTAACCCCTCCGCCGCTGTTCCACTCCTCGCCAACCCGGCGGCGCCGCTTGCCTCCCTCCGCCTCGCCAACGGCGCCTTCGTCTACCTAGCATACCCGCCCGACGCGCGCTCCGCCCGCCCGACGCCGCCCAAGGCGCTTTCCGCCGCCGGCTCCTTCGGCAAGAAAATGACCATGGACGACCTCATCGCGCGCCAGATCCGCGTCACACGCCAGGAGAACGCCctctgcgccgccgcctcctttgACCGCGATGCCGCCAACGCGTTCCAGCTCTACGTCGCCGAGTCCCTTGCTTTCGCCGTCAAGCGGGCGGGCTTCCTCTACGGCCGCGTCGACGCAGAGACCAAGGAGGTCTTCGTGGACTTCATCTATGAGCCGCCGCAGCAGGGCTCCGAGGACGTGGTCCACCTCATGAGGGATCCCGAAGAGGAGGCCCGCGTCGATACCATCGCCGAGGGGCTTGGGATGCGCCGGGTCGGCCTCGTGTTCACGCAGGCCGTCGGGAGGAAGGCCAGTGAGACTGGCGAGTACACCATGTCCAACCGGGAGGTTGTGCAGGCGGCCCAGCTGCAGGCTGAGGGCGGGATCCCGGAGTGGGTCACCGCCATAGTCAAATTGGAGGTGGGGGATGACGGCACTGGGGATGTGCACTTCGAGGCCTTCCAGATGAGCGAGATTTGTGTCAAGCTCTTCAATGATGGGGTACTGGAAACTGAGGTTCAGGATGCTGATGATCCCCGTCTGTCAAAGATGCGGAAGGAGGTGGTGGCTGGGGGGAAGGATACTTTGGAGGTGGATAATGATTTCTTCCTCGTGCCCGTCAAGATCTCTGATCATCAG GGTCCACTCTCAGTAGGCTTTCCTATAGAGAACCGTGGAAGTCCTGTGGGCATGAGTGCGCTGAGAAGTCACCTTGAGCGGATGAAGCATTTGGCATTTGTGAGGCGGATCTCGGACTTCCATTTGCTTCTTAAGCTTGCTACTTTCCTAGATGTAAAGGCAGACATGCCTACTATAGCTGCATGTGTAAAAACTCAGAGCAGGGTGCCCGAGGGGTACCAGTTGCTGATCGAGTCCTTTGCTAGTCAGGGGTAA